A portion of the Granulosicoccus antarcticus IMCC3135 genome contains these proteins:
- a CDS encoding ABC transporter ATP-binding protein: protein MLIVESLVVSHGKQALIGPVSFSVEAGNALVIMGETGAGKSLIAQAIMGALPASLKACGKIWLNGSRIDTLSPSVRQQLWGHSLAMLPQEPWRSLDPLMRSYQQVHESHRLVAGLSKAESQRCTQSNFHDLELTGAEFKRPDQLSGGMGQRVSFAAALAGGAPVLLADEPTKGLDTDRTGTVVSLLNEVPGKGGVLIVITHDAMVANRIGGNLLVLKGGDIVEAGATHTVLQAPKHSYTKSLIEADPSYWEKTPSDTSGQFVMRTEGLVVGRHKAVMTQPIDLSITAGKRIAITGPSGVGKSTFLDTLAGLIEPVSGKVIKDGALGRTDVQKVYQDPPAAFAANVTLQKSLKDVAKLHGVKWQVIEDFLERLGVSTTLLDRKPDAVSGGELQRIAIARALSVKPRILLADEPTSRLDPVTQKQTMRLLAEVTAMSKTAVVLVTHDRTIAEKWTSETLALTL, encoded by the coding sequence ATGCTAATCGTTGAATCCTTGGTCGTCAGTCATGGCAAGCAGGCTCTGATTGGGCCGGTATCCTTTAGCGTGGAAGCAGGTAATGCGCTGGTGATCATGGGAGAAACCGGTGCTGGCAAGAGTCTGATTGCTCAGGCAATCATGGGAGCATTGCCCGCCTCACTCAAAGCCTGTGGCAAGATCTGGCTCAATGGTTCTCGAATAGACACACTGTCACCCTCAGTTCGACAGCAACTATGGGGACACTCATTAGCCATGTTGCCGCAAGAGCCCTGGCGCTCACTCGATCCTCTCATGCGCTCATACCAGCAAGTTCATGAATCACACCGGCTGGTCGCAGGCTTGAGTAAGGCTGAATCTCAGCGATGTACACAATCCAATTTTCATGATCTTGAGCTGACAGGGGCAGAGTTCAAGCGCCCCGATCAGCTGTCAGGAGGAATGGGGCAGCGTGTCTCGTTCGCGGCAGCGTTAGCCGGTGGCGCACCGGTACTGTTGGCGGACGAGCCCACCAAGGGGTTGGATACGGACAGAACCGGTACCGTCGTTAGTCTGCTCAACGAGGTCCCGGGCAAGGGAGGCGTACTGATAGTCATTACTCACGACGCGATGGTGGCCAACCGTATCGGTGGCAATCTGCTGGTATTGAAAGGCGGTGACATCGTAGAGGCTGGAGCAACTCACACCGTATTGCAGGCACCCAAGCACAGTTATACAAAGTCCCTGATAGAAGCTGATCCCTCGTACTGGGAGAAGACGCCCTCGGATACCAGTGGGCAGTTTGTGATGCGAACCGAAGGCCTTGTCGTCGGCCGACACAAGGCGGTCATGACACAGCCCATAGACTTGTCTATCACTGCGGGCAAACGCATTGCCATCACAGGCCCCAGTGGCGTGGGCAAGTCCACGTTTCTGGACACTCTGGCAGGCTTGATAGAGCCTGTATCGGGCAAGGTGATCAAGGATGGTGCACTGGGCAGGACAGATGTTCAGAAAGTGTACCAGGACCCTCCGGCAGCGTTTGCAGCCAATGTCACTCTGCAAAAAAGCCTGAAAGATGTCGCTAAACTCCACGGCGTCAAATGGCAGGTCATCGAGGACTTTCTGGAACGACTCGGGGTCAGTACCACTTTGCTTGATCGCAAACCGGATGCGGTGTCCGGCGGTGAGCTTCAGCGTATTGCCATAGCAAGAGCCCTGAGCGTGAAGCCAAGGATTTTGCTGGCCGACGAGCCGACCTCAAGACTCGACCCTGTCACCCAGAAGCAGACCATGCGGCTACTTGCCGAGGTGACGGCGATGAGCAAGACGGCCGTGGTGCTGGTCACGCACGATCGTACCATTGCCGAAAAGTGGACCAGTGAGACCTTGGCACTGACTTTATGA
- a CDS encoding acetolactate decarboxylase, producing MIIEHKNSLLAAATTLAALLSISNASAHESHEHNDTQATDSVDDRKAIEQYGLPLTLMNTIYEGQITAAEMKSLGNLGVGVSNHLNGELTAVDGVVYSIAADGTATVAPDDLQAPYMSMIDFEPTRTITISDINSFKDLEQAVLANITSANTLHVFKAKGLFSFTRLASAHGVEDENVDFFEYLGSRQMYDLEQTEGTIVGIYTPAYLGTVSIPGLHFHFQNGDNTIGGHMEDIRFDQLQFEVQEVDRINLALPNVQKFRDIDMKMIQPPSGAGAGGSDKKE from the coding sequence ATGATAATTGAACACAAGAATAGCCTGTTGGCGGCCGCCACAACTCTCGCTGCATTGCTCTCGATCAGTAATGCAAGCGCACACGAGTCACACGAGCACAACGACACCCAAGCAACGGATAGTGTCGACGACAGAAAGGCCATAGAACAATATGGACTGCCTTTGACACTGATGAACACCATTTACGAAGGTCAGATAACGGCAGCTGAAATGAAGTCCCTGGGTAACCTGGGCGTGGGCGTCAGTAATCACCTCAATGGCGAGCTGACAGCGGTGGATGGCGTTGTCTACTCGATAGCGGCTGATGGCACAGCGACGGTTGCCCCCGATGATCTGCAAGCCCCCTATATGTCCATGATCGACTTCGAGCCCACCCGAACCATTACGATCTCGGACATCAACTCCTTCAAGGATCTGGAACAAGCAGTGCTGGCGAATATCACCTCAGCCAACACCTTACACGTATTCAAGGCAAAGGGATTGTTCTCGTTCACTCGCCTCGCCTCCGCACACGGCGTCGAGGATGAGAACGTCGACTTCTTTGAATACCTGGGCAGTCGGCAGATGTACGATCTGGAGCAAACCGAAGGCACGATTGTCGGGATCTATACACCGGCCTATCTGGGAACCGTCAGTATTCCCGGTTTGCATTTTCACTTTCAGAACGGCGACAACACCATCGGCGGGCATATGGAAGACATTCGCTTTGACCAGCTACAGTTCGAGGTACAGGAAGTTGATCGCATCAATTTGGCGCTACCCAACGTGCAGAAGTTTCGCGATATCGACATGAAGATGATTCAACCGCCTTCAGGTGCTGGCGCCGGCGGTAGCGACAAAAAAGAATAA
- a CDS encoding glycerol-3-phosphate dehydrogenase/oxidase, protein MQLRESNIDKLPQTTYDVLIIGGGINGAVSAAALAGKGLKTALIDRGDFAGQTSMHSSNLAWGGIKYMETYDFALVRKLCKSRNHLIKSYPSTVQEIRFFTTIGKGFRYHPIYLWAGTWLYWFFGNCFTRIPRLFSRKGIRQEESIINTDDSIGGFEYSDAYLHDNDARFVFNFIRTALNRGCVAANYVESLGARRDNGLWTVQARDVINDRTFDISARIVVNACGPYVDQHNGLTGQQTEHRHAFSKGIHLIVDRLTPNRRVLAFFADDGRLFFVIPMGARTCIGTTDTPVKDADVQVTEEDIRFVLDNINKRLTLETPLVEDDIIATRCGVRPLAIQTEGGKGRDFLQLSRKHAIDSDQAQAHLSIFGGKLTDCLNVGNEVCDIVKDMGVSMEYPNYKWYGEPHEALKEEFFHQARLMDLDSYTAPESSEKLSTRLWRRYALEAIGLLENIREDPRQAEILIQGTEYTRCEIQQAAHREMITKLEDFLRRRSKIALVVRQDDIRKSPGLLEACQILFGDQAQAKFDEYFENQPTTPAGHPPLDSPATAFLKD, encoded by the coding sequence ATGCAACTGCGTGAAAGCAATATAGACAAGCTTCCCCAAACCACTTACGACGTGCTGATCATCGGCGGTGGTATCAACGGTGCGGTCTCCGCAGCCGCACTGGCAGGCAAAGGTCTGAAGACCGCGCTGATCGATCGTGGGGATTTTGCCGGCCAGACCAGTATGCACTCGTCAAATCTGGCTTGGGGCGGCATTAAATACATGGAAACCTATGACTTCGCGCTGGTCAGAAAACTGTGCAAAAGCCGCAATCATCTGATAAAAAGCTATCCCTCGACGGTGCAGGAGATACGCTTTTTTACCACCATTGGTAAGGGCTTTCGCTACCACCCGATCTATCTTTGGGCTGGCACCTGGTTGTACTGGTTTTTTGGTAATTGCTTCACCAGGATTCCGCGCTTGTTCTCACGCAAGGGCATTCGACAGGAAGAGAGCATCATCAATACAGACGATAGCATCGGCGGTTTTGAGTACTCCGATGCCTACCTGCATGACAATGATGCACGTTTCGTTTTCAACTTCATTCGCACCGCGTTGAACCGGGGCTGCGTGGCTGCCAATTATGTGGAGTCTCTGGGCGCGCGAAGAGACAATGGCCTATGGACGGTTCAGGCAAGAGACGTGATCAATGACCGGACGTTCGACATAAGTGCCAGGATAGTAGTAAACGCCTGTGGTCCTTACGTGGATCAGCACAATGGTTTGACCGGGCAGCAGACCGAGCACCGTCATGCGTTTTCAAAAGGTATCCACTTGATCGTGGATCGCCTCACACCTAATCGCCGGGTTCTGGCGTTTTTTGCGGACGACGGCCGACTGTTCTTCGTCATACCAATGGGGGCCAGAACGTGCATTGGCACCACCGATACGCCGGTCAAGGATGCTGATGTTCAGGTCACCGAAGAGGATATCCGCTTCGTGCTGGACAATATCAATAAACGACTGACGTTGGAGACGCCTCTGGTCGAGGATGACATCATCGCTACCCGTTGTGGCGTGAGGCCACTGGCGATTCAAACCGAGGGCGGCAAGGGCCGTGATTTTCTGCAATTATCACGAAAACATGCCATCGATAGCGATCAGGCACAGGCCCATCTCAGCATCTTTGGCGGCAAACTGACCGACTGCCTGAATGTGGGTAATGAGGTCTGCGATATAGTAAAAGACATGGGCGTGAGTATGGAGTACCCCAACTACAAGTGGTACGGAGAACCCCATGAGGCGCTCAAAGAAGAATTCTTTCATCAGGCCAGATTGATGGATCTGGATAGCTATACCGCACCGGAATCCTCCGAGAAGCTCAGTACTCGACTATGGCGGCGCTATGCCCTTGAGGCCATCGGCTTGCTTGAGAATATCCGTGAAGATCCACGTCAAGCCGAGATACTGATCCAAGGCACCGAGTACACGCGTTGCGAGATTCAGCAGGCCGCTCACCGCGAGATGATCACGAAGTTGGAAGATTTTCTGCGTCGTCGTTCCAAGATTGCCCTGGTGGTACGCCAAGATGACATCCGTAAATCACCGGGGCTGCTCGAAGCCTGCCAGATTCTGTTCGGCGATCAGGCACAAGCGAAATTCGACGAATACTTCGAGAATCAGCCAACGACACCCGCGGGCCACCCGCCGCTGGACAGTCCGGCTACGGCGTTCTTGAAAGACTGA
- a CDS encoding adenylate/guanylate cyclase domain-containing protein → MTFRIPIRLVTVFGVTTLVAVAVGIVFWLGLVSATQNTRLLMSDQAQTLINAMEREIDLWLSPIQQQANWIAAHINANAGQLTELASFDPFMLGTLAATPQVAGVALVTPDAQSQRWQRADGKSIAADWSNRPGIRKWIDTGRQRRDSSWIEPFFTDTISKTILLHELPIHADDGQLLVMLAQIVPVEELSRHMIDLAPREGMTPFILYGTDHVLAHPSLTKERTGHDIADSPLTRLDELDDEVLKRIWTPDEEELFFLSSDEQLHTSGVFIKEQKRFFIFLYRYIQKYGEEPWIIGAYLNTETYGGAEGDRLMRSLLGGLAVLLAAVVGAFFLGRYITRPVTAIAQAARLVEANKLEDVPLLQSSHMRELDDAARSFNQMVVDLRERTLIRQTLGQFIPEEVARNLLSDGGSLKTENSVATLLYSDIEGFTRLTESQGSTRVVAILNAYFSAMVDILERHQGVVTQFHGDAILATFNVPISNDEHARNALLAASQMLNCIDTQTFADHSLRIRIGIDTGPVVAGAVGAAGRLSYTVYGNSVNLAARLEMLNKEFGTRLLISDNTARLAGDVIPLRLVGEVPIRGQADTIRAFTEGSAS, encoded by the coding sequence ATGACATTCCGCATCCCCATACGCCTTGTCACTGTATTTGGTGTTACCACACTGGTAGCCGTGGCTGTTGGCATTGTGTTCTGGCTTGGTCTGGTCAGCGCCACGCAGAACACGCGCTTGCTGATGAGCGATCAGGCCCAGACTCTGATCAATGCCATGGAACGCGAGATCGATCTGTGGCTGAGCCCCATCCAGCAACAGGCAAACTGGATTGCTGCACATATCAATGCAAATGCCGGCCAACTCACCGAGCTTGCCAGCTTTGACCCATTCATGCTGGGTACTCTGGCTGCCACTCCTCAGGTAGCGGGCGTGGCGCTTGTTACCCCGGATGCACAAAGTCAGCGCTGGCAGCGCGCTGATGGAAAATCCATCGCCGCGGACTGGTCGAATCGCCCGGGCATCAGAAAATGGATAGATACGGGTAGACAAAGACGTGATTCCTCATGGATAGAGCCCTTCTTCACAGACACCATCAGCAAGACGATTCTTCTGCACGAGCTCCCTATCCACGCCGATGACGGCCAGCTACTGGTCATGCTGGCGCAGATCGTACCCGTCGAAGAACTCTCACGCCATATGATCGATTTGGCGCCGCGCGAAGGCATGACACCGTTCATCCTCTACGGTACTGATCATGTGCTGGCCCACCCCTCTCTGACCAAAGAGAGGACCGGGCATGATATTGCCGATTCACCATTGACTCGCCTTGACGAGCTGGATGATGAGGTATTGAAACGCATCTGGACACCGGATGAAGAGGAGCTGTTTTTCCTGTCCAGTGACGAGCAGCTTCACACCTCTGGCGTTTTCATCAAGGAACAAAAAAGGTTCTTCATATTCCTCTATCGATATATTCAAAAGTATGGCGAGGAGCCCTGGATCATTGGCGCCTACCTGAATACGGAAACGTATGGCGGTGCCGAGGGGGACCGACTGATGCGCAGTCTACTGGGCGGGCTTGCTGTGCTGCTGGCAGCCGTCGTCGGCGCATTCTTTCTTGGACGATATATAACGCGCCCCGTCACAGCCATTGCCCAGGCCGCACGCCTGGTGGAAGCCAACAAACTGGAAGATGTGCCACTCTTGCAGTCCAGCCATATGCGGGAACTGGATGATGCTGCGCGCTCCTTCAATCAAATGGTTGTTGACCTACGTGAGCGTACCCTGATTCGCCAGACGCTCGGACAGTTTATACCCGAAGAGGTTGCCAGAAATCTGTTGTCCGATGGCGGTTCACTGAAGACCGAAAATTCGGTTGCCACACTTCTGTACTCCGATATCGAGGGCTTTACTCGATTGACCGAGTCCCAGGGATCAACCAGGGTGGTTGCCATCCTGAACGCCTATTTTTCGGCTATGGTGGACATTCTGGAGCGTCATCAAGGTGTCGTGACTCAGTTTCATGGTGATGCCATTCTTGCCACCTTCAATGTTCCCATCAGCAATGATGAGCATGCCAGAAACGCCCTGCTGGCCGCATCACAAATGCTCAATTGCATCGATACTCAGACCTTCGCCGATCATTCACTGCGTATTCGCATAGGCATTGACACAGGCCCTGTCGTCGCCGGTGCAGTGGGTGCTGCCGGACGCCTGAGCTACACGGTGTACGGCAACTCTGTGAACCTTGCGGCCAGACTGGAAATGCTCAACAAGGAATTCGGAACCCGCCTGCTGATCTCCGACAATACCGCCAGACTTGCGGGTGATGTCATCCCCCTGCGTCTTGTCGGGGAGGTACCGATCCGGGGCCAGGCGGACACGATCAGAGCCTTTACTGAAGGTAGCGCATCATAA
- a CDS encoding ABC transporter permease, whose protein sequence is MSAILQMSSARLVQALLVVLVIGLASFAMMQALPGDSAYRIAAGRYGYDVMDAQVAEAVRLELGLDQPVLQQMGRWLTQLATLDLGRSLVSGQPVWQEISGQLGASLLLACSAIVMSLLIAIPVGVLSGLNPGGKMDRLSMALSVSVRSIPAFALAVVLMLLLAVQFKLLPVAGYGEIRHLVLPSLALALSLAAVSNRVLRDIVVEAVASPWFQFSRTKGLSQAATVRRHVARNVAAPLVAYVGVQLALLIEGVVIIESVFSWPGIGHALVHAIFERDVPMVQGAALTLGLLFVALNFGVDLLCKLIDPRDRVAAS, encoded by the coding sequence GTGTCCGCAATACTGCAGATGAGCAGCGCCCGTCTGGTTCAGGCATTGCTGGTGGTCCTGGTCATCGGTCTTGCCAGTTTTGCCATGATGCAGGCCTTGCCGGGTGATTCTGCGTACCGGATTGCCGCTGGGCGCTATGGCTACGATGTCATGGATGCCCAGGTTGCTGAAGCCGTCAGGCTGGAATTGGGGCTGGACCAGCCGGTTCTCCAGCAAATGGGTCGTTGGCTGACACAATTGGCGACGCTGGATCTGGGCCGTTCTCTGGTCAGTGGTCAGCCGGTCTGGCAGGAAATTTCAGGGCAGCTGGGTGCATCCTTGCTGTTGGCCTGTAGCGCCATTGTGATGTCGTTGCTGATCGCCATACCGGTCGGTGTTCTATCGGGTCTGAATCCGGGAGGCAAGATGGATCGCTTGTCGATGGCTTTGTCTGTCTCGGTGCGATCCATTCCGGCCTTTGCTCTGGCTGTGGTTCTGATGTTGTTGCTGGCGGTTCAATTCAAGCTGCTGCCGGTGGCGGGCTACGGTGAGATCAGGCATCTGGTACTACCCTCGCTGGCATTGGCTCTGAGTCTGGCCGCGGTCTCCAACCGCGTATTGAGAGATATCGTGGTTGAGGCTGTGGCCAGCCCATGGTTTCAGTTCTCCAGAACCAAGGGGCTTTCACAAGCCGCCACTGTGCGGCGTCACGTGGCGAGAAATGTGGCAGCACCACTGGTGGCCTACGTCGGTGTGCAATTGGCATTACTGATAGAAGGGGTTGTTATTATCGAGTCGGTGTTTTCCTGGCCGGGGATTGGTCATGCACTGGTGCATGCGATTTTCGAGCGAGATGTGCCCATGGTGCAAGGCGCCGCCTTGACGCTCGGGCTGTTGTTCGTTGCCCTGAACTTCGGCGTCGATCTGTTGTGCAAGCTGATCGATCCTCGCGACAGAGTGGCCGCATCATGA
- a CDS encoding HNH endonuclease signature motif containing protein, protein MEDSSKQEDWQNNYNTSHEHSHENNHGKSKPHINHTSFGTDSFNAEARESFGRNLRLFMSLTDGSTLPPQPEHPDMAMPEMAMPNEAPAIARRLKQLGEDISSGMADQLELLVRFDDLEGWKTSGSRHCVAWMNLELGISLQLGWEYLRVGRKVRSLPITRALFRAGKLSWSIVRLLTRVADENNEALLCHTALDASVSDVERLVNEYRWQQDEEENKADGENARSLQQIEARSFGWSSASNGNTLIRLSLPPEVAQAFLNSVEQSLAQLEESDDSTTQRRADAAVLMAENSLQNAGREMATADRYQVIVTVDASDLSANSPEQQDQQPAPNPIPSKRPTINGAGPIAIETARRLACDCSISTITHQHGEPLDIGRKSRLWPPAMARAIKNRDQHCQYPGCTQTRHLHIHHIQHWADGGSTRVDNGICLCSKHHTAVHEGGYRIERVNQRETAAYEEQFIRQQATEQTVNDIEIALRNSRESFELVRQLDPTRFRFRIVNKEGMDIRDTKETSSPNRSNHENHENHENHSTRVDKPFDDYWQSTDEDTPFKHWPGVAELAGYYCADNAYA, encoded by the coding sequence ATGGAAGATTCAAGCAAACAAGAAGATTGGCAGAACAACTATAATACAAGCCATGAACACAGTCATGAAAACAACCATGGGAAAAGCAAACCCCACATAAACCACACATCATTCGGCACAGACTCATTCAATGCTGAAGCGCGAGAGTCCTTCGGCCGCAACCTGCGTCTGTTCATGTCACTCACGGACGGCTCTACCCTGCCTCCCCAGCCTGAGCATCCCGATATGGCGATGCCCGAAATGGCGATGCCTAACGAAGCACCTGCCATTGCCCGCCGACTGAAGCAGCTCGGAGAAGACATCTCCTCAGGCATGGCAGATCAACTCGAACTATTGGTCCGATTTGACGACCTGGAAGGCTGGAAAACCTCAGGCTCCCGCCACTGCGTAGCCTGGATGAACCTGGAGTTAGGTATCAGCCTTCAGCTGGGATGGGAATACCTGAGAGTCGGCCGGAAAGTGCGCAGCCTTCCCATCACCCGGGCATTGTTCCGAGCTGGCAAACTCAGCTGGTCAATCGTGCGCCTGCTGACACGCGTGGCCGATGAGAACAATGAAGCACTGCTGTGCCACACAGCATTGGACGCATCAGTCTCTGACGTGGAACGTCTGGTCAATGAATACCGCTGGCAGCAGGATGAGGAAGAGAACAAGGCCGATGGAGAGAACGCCAGAAGCCTGCAACAAATCGAAGCACGATCCTTCGGCTGGAGTTCAGCAAGCAATGGCAACACGCTCATCAGGCTGTCGCTGCCACCCGAAGTTGCTCAGGCATTTCTCAACAGTGTCGAACAATCCCTGGCACAGCTTGAAGAGTCTGACGACTCCACGACACAGCGCCGTGCCGATGCCGCCGTCCTCATGGCAGAGAATAGTCTGCAGAACGCCGGCCGCGAAATGGCCACGGCCGATCGTTATCAAGTCATCGTAACCGTAGATGCATCAGATTTATCGGCCAATAGCCCCGAACAACAAGATCAGCAGCCAGCTCCAAACCCGATACCCTCAAAACGCCCCACCATCAACGGTGCAGGCCCCATTGCCATCGAAACCGCTCGACGACTGGCCTGCGATTGCAGCATTTCCACAATAACCCACCAACACGGCGAACCTCTGGATATTGGTCGTAAATCCCGTCTCTGGCCACCCGCTATGGCTCGCGCCATCAAGAACCGTGATCAACATTGCCAGTATCCCGGATGCACACAAACAAGACATTTACACATTCATCATATCCAGCACTGGGCCGATGGTGGCTCTACACGCGTAGACAACGGCATCTGCTTATGCAGCAAACACCATACCGCTGTACATGAAGGCGGGTATCGAATTGAGCGCGTGAATCAACGGGAAACAGCAGCATACGAAGAACAGTTCATTCGCCAGCAAGCTACAGAACAGACGGTTAACGACATCGAGATAGCACTGCGCAACAGCCGTGAATCATTCGAACTCGTACGCCAGCTTGATCCAACCCGCTTTCGATTCCGCATCGTCAATAAAGAGGGTATGGACATTCGTGATACCAAGGAGACTTCAAGCCCAAACCGATCAAATCACGAGAATCACGAGAATCACGAGAATCACTCTACGCGTGTAGACAAGCCGTTCGATGACTACTGGCAATCAACAGACGAGGACACACCGTTCAAGCATTGGCCTGGTGTCGCTGAGTTGGCAGGGTATTACTGTGCCGATAATGCCTATGCTTGA
- a CDS encoding putative quinol monooxygenase gives MITRIVKFTVPTEQIDAFKASFATAATGSLKEPGFEQARLFAARADANTFFAYERLRDQEAHAAMPHTRQLFEFLASSGTQVEQYNLGEADPAPVPLSEPDVVGDDELAVFFIFSLRSGFREKVLAQFATHTKQARMEPGNVVFDLYTIEGNEDTLIVYERWKNEAALMEKHFAHPYAQQTGALLTEAVPGDLVEAMHFSTEIR, from the coding sequence ATGATTACGCGAATTGTCAAATTTACTGTACCTACCGAGCAGATTGATGCATTCAAGGCATCGTTTGCAACAGCCGCCACAGGTTCGTTGAAGGAACCTGGCTTCGAACAAGCCAGGCTTTTCGCTGCCCGTGCAGATGCAAACACCTTTTTTGCCTACGAGCGACTGCGGGACCAAGAGGCACATGCTGCCATGCCGCACACACGCCAATTGTTCGAATTCCTGGCCAGCTCAGGCACACAGGTCGAGCAATACAATCTTGGTGAGGCGGATCCAGCGCCTGTACCACTCTCAGAGCCTGACGTCGTTGGAGATGATGAGTTGGCTGTATTTTTCATCTTTTCGCTGCGATCCGGTTTCCGGGAAAAGGTTCTGGCCCAGTTTGCCACGCACACAAAACAGGCTCGCATGGAACCGGGGAACGTAGTCTTTGATCTCTACACCATCGAGGGTAATGAGGATACGCTGATTGTTTATGAGCGCTGGAAAAACGAGGCGGCGCTGATGGAGAAGCATTTCGCCCATCCTTATGCACAGCAAACAGGTGCGCTGCTGACTGAAGCAGTTCCCGGAGATCTGGTAGAGGCCATGCATTTTTCTACTGAAATTCGCTAG
- a CDS encoding ABC transporter permease, translating into MMSLSRLIGVTLLLIMLILALAGPDVFGLDPARQSLRNILSPPDSHYLLGTDHLGRDMVARLLAGAQLSLSLAVLAVLTAALPGVALGVLAAWRGGWVEHIANALSSSILALPGLLLVLMMAAIAPGSWWALYVGIALTLWVEFFRYSRQRSRTLLASPAVEAAKLLGFGPVHIIKRHLLPDLLPGLLTLAAFGIASSVTAMAALGFVSVGVRPPTAEWGVMMTELLPYWRETPWLILQPVACLVLTVLAVHLATGQSKRSLSHANR; encoded by the coding sequence ATGATGTCCCTATCTCGTCTCATCGGTGTCACTTTACTGTTGATCATGCTTATCCTGGCATTGGCGGGCCCAGATGTGTTTGGCCTGGACCCTGCCAGGCAGTCGCTAAGAAACATTCTGTCTCCACCAGATTCTCATTATCTGTTGGGAACCGATCACCTGGGTCGGGATATGGTTGCCCGACTGCTGGCAGGCGCACAATTATCACTCTCTCTGGCTGTGCTGGCCGTACTCACTGCCGCTTTGCCGGGTGTGGCACTGGGTGTCCTGGCCGCCTGGCGAGGTGGCTGGGTGGAGCATATTGCCAATGCACTATCAAGTTCCATTCTTGCATTACCAGGATTGTTGCTGGTCTTGATGATGGCCGCTATTGCGCCGGGCAGCTGGTGGGCCTTGTATGTGGGGATAGCGCTGACACTGTGGGTGGAGTTCTTTCGCTACAGCCGGCAGCGATCAAGAACCTTGCTGGCCAGTCCTGCGGTAGAGGCGGCCAAGCTGCTTGGCTTCGGGCCTGTGCATATCATCAAACGTCACCTGCTGCCCGACTTGTTGCCCGGGCTGCTGACCCTGGCAGCGTTCGGTATTGCCAGTAGCGTAACGGCCATGGCGGCGCTGGGTTTCGTCAGTGTCGGCGTGCGACCACCCACCGCTGAGTGGGGAGTCATGATGACAGAACTACTGCCTTATTGGCGCGAAACTCCCTGGCTCATATTGCAACCCGTTGCCTGCCTTGTTCTCACCGTCCTGGCCGTCCACCTGGCCACCGGCCAGTCAAAAAGATCTTTGTCTCATGCTAATCGTTGA